The following are from one region of the Nitrospirota bacterium genome:
- a CDS encoding 4Fe-4S binding protein gives MQIKVDRDLCSSCETCIASCPYEAIVLQEGKAFVNEYCQICRICLSVCPEGAIKEVPDAQDSKDTVTDISAYKGVMVFAEQREGKVSQVAFELLSAGRRLADKLSVELFAVLLGAPESEANELIKWGADKVFLCSSDSLTSFNDEPYTNIVSKIIKEHKPEIVLTGATAIGRSFFPRVAARLHAGLTADCTSLEIEDGGRNLLAIRPAFGGNIMATIMCPDTRPQMATVRPKVMKKCACSANHTGTIVNIEVPTNGKCRTKVLETTKDADFCSINIQEAEVIVSGGRGLGNPKGFEMLKELAELVNGTLGASRAAVDEGWIPYNHQVGQTGKTVCPKIYIACGISGAVQHMVGMQSSDIIIAINKNAEAPIFSIANYGIVGDLYEIIPRLIKRIKEERG, from the coding sequence ATGCAAATAAAGGTAGATAGAGATCTATGCAGCAGTTGTGAAACCTGTATAGCCTCCTGTCCGTATGAGGCAATTGTGTTACAGGAGGGCAAGGCCTTTGTTAATGAGTACTGTCAGATATGCCGGATTTGTCTGAGCGTTTGTCCTGAGGGCGCAATAAAAGAAGTACCGGATGCGCAGGATAGTAAAGATACGGTTACTGACATCTCTGCGTACAAAGGGGTAATGGTGTTTGCTGAGCAGCGTGAGGGAAAAGTTTCTCAGGTAGCGTTTGAACTTCTTTCAGCTGGTCGCCGCCTTGCCGATAAATTATCGGTTGAGTTATTTGCCGTGCTTTTAGGCGCACCGGAGTCTGAGGCCAATGAACTAATAAAGTGGGGAGCCGATAAGGTGTTTTTATGCAGCAGCGACTCACTGACAAGTTTTAATGATGAGCCTTACACCAATATTGTTTCAAAAATCATAAAGGAGCATAAACCTGAAATTGTGCTTACAGGAGCTACGGCAATAGGACGGTCGTTTTTCCCGCGCGTTGCTGCCCGTCTTCATGCGGGGCTGACTGCCGACTGCACATCTTTGGAAATCGAGGATGGAGGGCGCAACCTGCTTGCCATAAGGCCGGCTTTTGGCGGAAACATCATGGCAACTATAATGTGCCCCGACACCCGCCCTCAAATGGCCACTGTGCGGCCAAAGGTAATGAAAAAGTGCGCTTGCAGCGCTAACCACACAGGGACTATTGTTAATATTGAAGTTCCCACTAACGGTAAATGCAGAACCAAAGTGCTTGAAACAACAAAGGATGCTGATTTCTGTTCCATTAACATCCAGGAGGCTGAGGTAATAGTATCAGGTGGCAGAGGGCTCGGTAACCCTAAAGGATTTGAGATGCTCAAAGAGCTTGCCGAACTGGTAAACGGTACACTGGGCGCTTCAAGGGCAGCCGTTGATGAGGGCTGGATTCCTTATAACCATCAGGTTGGCCAAACCGGTAAGACAGTCTGCCCAAAGATTTACATCGCCTGCGGCATATCTGGTGCTGTGCAGCACATGGTAGGAATGCAATCATCGGATATTATTATAGCCATAAACAAAAACGCCGAGGCACCGATATTCAGTATCGCCAATTACGGGATAGTGGGCGACCTGTATGAAATCATACCGAGGTTGATTAAGCGAATAAAAGAGGAGAGAGGTTGA
- a CDS encoding transporter substrate-binding domain-containing protein, whose protein sequence is MRKQPVIKFLLSAIIVFGVLFCVPCRDTACAQQKQTLILNSSFRTTLTSPDKTGFLDLIYKELAKRMGIEIIIQYLPSERAIKNADRGIEDGDICRIYAINAKGEYPNLVRVPEKIMQFQMMIFTNKSDVVVNEPKDLQPYDVGIVTGWKILERNTTMAHSVVSVEKGEQLFTMLGKKRIDIAIIERMIGMKLMKDSGVKNARMLSTPFLSGYWYPYLNKKHEALVPKFAEAIKAIKEDGTYERIQTEVLTRYAL, encoded by the coding sequence ATGAGAAAACAACCGGTTATAAAGTTCCTGTTATCAGCCATTATTGTGTTTGGCGTACTTTTCTGTGTCCCATGCAGAGACACCGCTTGTGCACAACAGAAACAAACGCTGATACTTAACTCATCCTTCCGTACAACACTCACATCACCGGATAAAACAGGTTTCCTCGACCTTATATACAAAGAGTTAGCAAAGCGGATGGGCATAGAAATCATCATTCAGTACTTACCCTCTGAGCGGGCAATAAAAAACGCCGACCGCGGCATAGAAGATGGTGACATCTGCCGTATATATGCGATAAACGCTAAAGGTGAATATCCCAATCTTGTACGAGTACCTGAAAAGATAATGCAATTTCAGATGATGATTTTTACCAATAAATCAGATGTTGTAGTAAATGAACCAAAGGATTTGCAACCTTATGACGTGGGGATTGTTACCGGGTGGAAGATTTTAGAGCGTAACACCACCATGGCCCATTCGGTTGTTTCAGTTGAAAAAGGTGAGCAACTCTTTACTATGCTGGGGAAAAAACGTATAGATATCGCGATTATTGAGAGAATGATTGGAATGAAGTTAATGAAGGATTCAGGAGTCAAAAACGCCAGGATGCTCAGCACCCCGTTTCTTTCAGGCTACTGGTACCCTTACCTTAATAAAAAACATGAAGCATTAGTCCCAAAGTTTGCGGAGGCTATAAAAGCGATAAAAGAAGATGGCACTTATGAACGAATTCAGACTGAGGTACTTACAAGGTATGCTTTATAG
- the ilvC gene encoding ketol-acid reductoisomerase, with the protein MKIYYDKDANLNALKGKKIVIMGYGSQGHAHANNLKESGMDVTIGIRQGSSWNKAKEAGFNVMIPSEAAKIADVIMILLPDEIQGDTYKAEIAPNMKKSVYLAFAHGFNIHFGQIVPPEDANVFMAAPKGPGHLVRSEYLRGSGVPCLIAIHQDPAGNTKDIALAYASAIGGGRAGVIETSFREETETDLFGEQVVLCGGLTSLIMAAYETLTEAGYAPEMAYFECLHEVKLITDLIYEGGIANMRYSISNTAQYGDLTRGPRVITDETKKEMKRILSEIQDGYFAKEWMLECKANKPVFNALTKKGEAHSIEEVGQKLRSMMPWLKKGKLVDKSKA; encoded by the coding sequence ATCAAGATTTACTACGACAAAGACGCAAACTTAAATGCTTTGAAGGGAAAAAAGATAGTGATAATGGGCTATGGGAGCCAGGGACACGCTCACGCCAATAACCTTAAAGAAAGCGGCATGGATGTAACCATAGGAATCAGACAGGGCAGCAGCTGGAACAAGGCAAAAGAGGCCGGATTTAACGTGATGATTCCCTCGGAGGCGGCAAAAATAGCTGACGTTATAATGATTCTGCTTCCCGATGAGATACAAGGAGACACATATAAAGCAGAGATAGCGCCCAACATGAAAAAATCCGTGTATTTAGCTTTTGCACACGGATTCAATATCCACTTTGGACAGATTGTACCTCCGGAGGATGCAAACGTGTTTATGGCAGCCCCTAAGGGACCCGGGCATCTTGTGCGCAGTGAGTATCTGCGTGGAAGCGGTGTGCCTTGCTTAATCGCAATACATCAGGACCCGGCGGGTAACACAAAAGACATAGCACTTGCCTATGCTTCAGCTATCGGAGGCGGCAGGGCCGGAGTGATTGAGACCTCTTTCAGAGAGGAGACCGAGACCGACCTTTTTGGCGAACAGGTGGTTCTTTGCGGCGGCTTAACATCGTTGATTATGGCAGCATATGAAACATTAACAGAGGCCGGATATGCTCCTGAGATGGCATACTTTGAATGTCTGCATGAGGTCAAACTAATTACAGATTTAATTTATGAGGGCGGAATTGCCAATATGCGGTACTCAATAAGTAACACCGCTCAGTACGGCGATCTGACGCGCGGCCCGCGTGTTATCACTGATGAGACAAAAAAAGAAATGAAGAGAATCCTGTCAGAAATTCAGGACGGATACTTTGCTAAGGAATGGATGCTTGAGTGTAAGGCTAATAAGCCGGTCTTTAATGCGCTGACTAAAAAAGGCGAGGCGCACAGTATCGAGGAGGTAGGGCAAAAACTCCGCTCCATGATGCCGTGGTTGAAGAAGGGTAAATTGGTAGATAAGTCTAAAGCATAA
- the fabD gene encoding ACP S-malonyltransferase — translation MKKAAVVFPGQGSQGVGMGLDLFEKFEEAREVYKEVSTALNYDIAKLCFSGPKEELNKTYRTQPALLTTSIAAYRVLLSKGIKPEVLAGHSLGEYSALVAAGVLTLTAATKLTEMRGRFMQDAVPEGQGLMAAILGLNREIVDNICLAVKSGYVAPANYNCPEQTVIAGEKPAVEEAMILARSAGAKRAVPLAVSVPSHCTLMVSASEKLSKYFDGVEFKNAEIPIVNNADAMLLVTADQIRSALIRQLNSPLLWEDSVRKMVDTGVEVFIEVGPITVLSGLIKRIDSTVTLLNVQDSASLDRTVAALNN, via the coding sequence ATGAAAAAAGCAGCCGTTGTGTTTCCAGGGCAAGGGTCTCAGGGTGTGGGGATGGGACTTGACCTCTTTGAAAAATTTGAAGAGGCAAGAGAGGTTTACAAAGAGGTCTCCACGGCTCTGAACTATGATATAGCAAAGTTATGCTTTAGCGGTCCAAAGGAGGAATTAAATAAAACCTACAGGACACAGCCAGCGCTTTTAACAACAAGCATAGCAGCCTACAGAGTGCTTCTGTCAAAGGGTATAAAACCGGAGGTACTGGCAGGACACAGCCTTGGGGAGTATTCAGCACTTGTTGCTGCAGGTGTTTTGACTCTTACTGCTGCAACCAAGCTTACTGAAATGCGTGGCAGGTTTATGCAGGATGCGGTGCCAGAGGGCCAAGGGCTTATGGCGGCTATATTGGGGCTTAACAGAGAGATTGTAGATAATATCTGTTTAGCGGTAAAGTCCGGCTACGTTGCACCGGCCAATTATAATTGCCCTGAGCAGACTGTCATAGCAGGCGAAAAGCCGGCAGTTGAGGAGGCAATGATACTTGCCAGAAGTGCCGGAGCCAAAAGAGCAGTGCCACTTGCCGTTAGTGTTCCTTCTCACTGTACGCTTATGGTCAGCGCCTCCGAAAAGTTAAGTAAATACTTTGATGGCGTTGAATTTAAAAACGCTGAAATTCCCATTGTTAATAATGCGGACGCTATGCTTCTGGTTACGGCAGACCAAATAAGGTCAGCGCTTATCAGACAACTAAACAGCCCGCTTCTTTGGGAGGACTCGGTGAGAAAGATGGTTGACACCGGTGTAGAGGTGTTTATCGAGGTTGGCCCAATAACGGTTCTGTCAGGACTAATTAAACGGATAGACTCTACTGTTACACTTTTAAATGTGCAGGATAGCGCCTCATTGGATCGAACCGTGGCTGCACTAAATAACTAA
- a CDS encoding PAS domain S-box protein — translation MQLALDYYQSVTLIETRISQIETSYLPSLSYSLWVNSVKDLEINMEGIKNLPDMQYLEIKSDEGKVLLAVGRPQEKHIISHTFKIEYLHRGKQVYVGQLLVVATLDRVYQSLKEKIVVILVTQTVKTFLVSFFIIFLFHKLVGRYLKDISAYIANLKTNEWQKPLKLIRNKHFMAEDDELEQLVFTFNELRLRTLVSKKQLEQEKERIQVTLMSIGDGVIITNIDSRIELLNPVAEQLTGWPLQEAAGRDLSEVFSVVNEDMSVPVINPVEQCVAQGKSIGANGNISMLKSRLKDLYIEYSVAPIKNKKGEIKRVVLVFRDITQRKQMEDEIKTINLNLQKRVDEEVSKNRAKDQLMFEQSKYISMSELLMNISHHWRQPLCAIGVSIQDIKDAYLHGDLDELYITNNVNNSMSELIKLSETIDNFRNFYIQEEEQTEFNIADEINRAESLLSGYVRDKGIVIDKELDENLTIQGFPNEFAHVILNILTNAKDKFEERKNTDGIIKVKLNKDSTTGKVIISVSDNGGEIPNDIINKVFDPYFTTRDIALRTGMGLYMAKVIVEQNMKGTISVRNIDGWCEFRIEI, via the coding sequence ATGCAATTAGCTTTGGATTACTATCAGTCTGTGACTCTCATTGAAACCAGGATAAGCCAAATTGAAACCAGTTACTTACCCAGTCTGTCATATAGCTTATGGGTCAACAGTGTAAAGGATTTAGAAATTAACATGGAGGGTATCAAAAACCTTCCCGATATGCAGTACCTTGAAATTAAATCAGATGAAGGTAAAGTGTTACTGGCTGTAGGCAGGCCTCAGGAAAAACATATCATAAGCCATACCTTTAAAATCGAATATTTGCATCGGGGAAAACAGGTCTATGTAGGACAACTGCTTGTGGTAGCCACTCTTGACAGGGTTTATCAAAGTCTGAAAGAAAAAATCGTGGTTATATTGGTGACACAGACAGTCAAAACATTTTTAGTTTCCTTTTTTATTATTTTTTTGTTTCATAAGTTAGTGGGCAGGTATTTAAAGGATATATCTGCATACATTGCAAATCTGAAAACTAATGAATGGCAAAAACCTCTTAAGCTGATACGTAATAAACACTTTATGGCGGAGGATGATGAACTGGAGCAACTAGTTTTTACCTTTAATGAATTACGGTTGCGTACACTCGTATCTAAAAAACAGCTCGAGCAGGAAAAAGAACGTATCCAGGTTACATTAATGTCTATTGGTGATGGAGTAATTATTACTAACATTGACAGCCGTATTGAGCTTTTAAATCCGGTTGCTGAACAGTTAACAGGCTGGCCATTACAGGAGGCAGCAGGCAGGGATTTAAGTGAAGTGTTTAGTGTTGTTAATGAGGATATGAGTGTTCCTGTTATTAATCCTGTTGAGCAATGTGTCGCTCAGGGAAAAAGTATCGGTGCAAATGGAAATATTTCAATGCTCAAAAGCCGTTTAAAGGATCTCTATATTGAATATAGTGTTGCTCCCATTAAGAATAAAAAAGGTGAGATCAAAAGAGTCGTACTGGTTTTTCGGGATATAACACAACGTAAACAAATGGAGGATGAAATAAAGACAATTAACCTGAACCTGCAAAAGAGAGTTGATGAAGAGGTATCAAAAAACCGTGCTAAGGATCAGTTAATGTTTGAGCAATCTAAATATATCTCAATGAGTGAGTTGCTGATGAATATCTCACACCACTGGAGACAGCCACTATGTGCAATCGGAGTTTCAATTCAGGATATAAAAGATGCATACCTGCATGGCGATTTAGATGAACTGTATATAACTAATAATGTTAACAATTCGATGTCTGAACTAATAAAATTATCTGAGACAATAGATAATTTTAGAAATTTCTATATCCAGGAGGAAGAACAAACGGAATTTAACATAGCTGATGAGATAAACAGAGCCGAATCGCTTCTGTCAGGATACGTCAGAGATAAGGGGATTGTCATTGATAAAGAATTAGACGAGAATTTGACAATACAAGGATTTCCGAATGAGTTTGCCCATGTAATTTTAAATATTCTGACAAACGCCAAGGATAAATTTGAAGAAAGAAAAAATACTGATGGGATTATCAAAGTAAAGTTAAATAAGGACAGTACTACTGGCAAGGTAATTATATCTGTTTCGGATAATGGTGGTGAAATCCCTAATGATATAATAAACAAAGTGTTTGACCCATACTTTACCACCAGGGATATAGCACTGAGAACAGGAATGGGGTTATACATGGCAAAAGTAATAGTGGAGCAAAACATGAAAGGCACCATTTCTGTCAGAAACATAGATGGTTGGTGTGAATTCAGGATAGAGATATGA